A genome region from Hymenobacter tibetensis includes the following:
- a CDS encoding N-acetylornithine carbamoyltransferase, translating to MKNFTSFADAGDYKALLQQALEIKANPFGYQHIGRNKTVGLIFFNPSLRTRLSSVKAAYNLGAQAWVLNAGADSWTLEMADGAVMNGGTQEHIKEAIAVMSQYCDVLGVRTFPTLKDREADYSEEVFNKILKYATVPVVSLESATLHPLQSFADLITVAETKQKERVKVVLTWAPHVRALPQCVPNSFADWFSEVDWVDFVITHPEGYELDPKFTKGARIEYNQKKALEGADFVQAKNWSSYQEYGQVISNDPSWMLTPEHMATTNDAKFLHCLPVRRNVEVSDAILDSPNSLVIQEAGNRVFSMQAVLHELMK from the coding sequence ATGAAAAACTTCACTTCTTTCGCCGATGCAGGCGACTATAAGGCTCTATTGCAGCAGGCCCTGGAAATCAAGGCGAATCCGTTTGGCTACCAGCACATTGGGCGCAACAAAACTGTTGGACTGATATTCTTCAACCCTAGTCTGAGGACCCGGCTTAGCTCCGTGAAGGCGGCCTACAACCTGGGCGCGCAAGCCTGGGTACTCAATGCTGGCGCTGATTCGTGGACGCTGGAAATGGCCGATGGCGCGGTGATGAACGGCGGTACGCAGGAGCACATCAAGGAGGCCATTGCCGTCATGAGCCAGTACTGCGACGTGCTGGGCGTGCGCACTTTCCCTACGCTTAAGGACCGCGAGGCTGACTACAGCGAGGAAGTGTTCAACAAGATTCTGAAGTACGCTACGGTGCCCGTGGTGAGTCTGGAAAGCGCCACGCTGCACCCGTTGCAGTCGTTTGCCGACCTGATTACGGTGGCCGAAACCAAGCAGAAGGAGCGGGTGAAGGTGGTGCTGACCTGGGCCCCGCACGTGCGGGCGTTGCCCCAGTGCGTGCCCAATTCCTTTGCTGATTGGTTTTCGGAAGTGGACTGGGTGGACTTCGTTATTACTCACCCCGAAGGCTATGAACTGGACCCCAAGTTCACAAAGGGCGCCCGCATCGAGTACAATCAGAAGAAGGCCCTGGAAGGTGCCGACTTCGTGCAGGCTAAGAACTGGAGCAGCTACCAGGAGTACGGCCAGGTCATCAGCAACGACCCTAGCTGGATGCTCACTCCCGAGCACATGGCTACCACCAATGACGCTAAATTTCTGCATTGCTTGCCCGTGCGCCGCAACGTGGAAGTGTCGGATGCTATTCTGGATTCGCCAAACTCTTTGGTGATTCAGGAGGCTGGAAACCGAGTTTTCTCGATGCAAGCAGTATTGCACGAGTTAATGAAATAA
- a CDS encoding DMT family transporter produces the protein MKNSVKVHAALFLVALIYAANYSISKDVMPRYMGPFGLVLLRIVGATLFFGIVSRVVAPQDRIIGRADNVRAVLCGILGIGLNQLLFFSGLNLTSPINASLIQTVAPIVTVLASVVLLGEKLTLPRLLGIGLAGLGAALIILGRSGPVAVAGQDGTLGNLFILLNATAFGAYLVLVMPLMRKYHPFTVLARIFLVGAVLAVPAGWQQVQTPDYASFPASIWAAIIYMVVCLTILAYLLNNWALKYASPALLGAYIYLQPALAVLIAVSLGKDTLTLSKALQALLIFGGVFLVSRKPKPVAVPLEPVQD, from the coding sequence ATGAAAAATTCCGTCAAGGTCCATGCGGCCTTATTTCTGGTGGCCCTGATTTACGCGGCCAACTACAGTATTTCCAAGGATGTGATGCCGCGCTACATGGGTCCGTTCGGGCTGGTATTGCTGCGGATTGTGGGTGCCACGTTGTTTTTCGGCATTGTGAGCCGCGTGGTCGCGCCGCAAGACCGTATCATTGGGCGCGCCGACAACGTACGGGCGGTTTTGTGTGGCATTCTGGGCATCGGCCTAAACCAGCTGCTTTTCTTCTCGGGCCTCAACCTGACCTCGCCCATCAATGCCTCCCTTATTCAAACGGTAGCGCCTATCGTAACGGTATTGGCTTCCGTGGTGCTTCTGGGAGAGAAACTAACCTTACCCCGCTTGCTAGGTATTGGGCTTGCCGGTTTGGGGGCCGCGCTGATTATTTTGGGCCGGAGCGGTCCGGTGGCCGTGGCTGGGCAAGATGGGACGCTGGGCAACTTATTCATTTTGCTCAATGCCACTGCCTTTGGTGCGTACTTGGTTCTCGTGATGCCTCTCATGCGCAAGTACCATCCATTCACGGTGCTAGCGCGTATCTTTTTGGTAGGTGCCGTACTAGCGGTACCTGCCGGCTGGCAGCAGGTCCAAACCCCCGACTACGCTAGCTTTCCAGCTAGCATCTGGGCGGCTATCATCTACATGGTCGTGTGCCTTACCATTCTGGCGTACCTGCTGAACAACTGGGCCCTTAAGTATGCCTCCCCTGCCCTACTCGGCGCTTACATCTATTTGCAGCCTGCCTTGGCGGTACTCATTGCCGTGAGCTTAGGCAAGGATACCTTGACCCTTTCCAAAGCGCTACAAGCCCTGCTCATCTTTGGCGGCGTATTTCTGGTAAGCCGTAAGCCCAAACCCGTGGCGGTGCCGCTGGAGCCAGTGCAGGATTGA
- a CDS encoding replication-associated recombination protein A, giving the protein MSTGSLFDSEPTPSSNLRPKAADTAPLAERRRPRTLQEYAGQQHLIGPEGVLRRYLNAGRLPSLILWGPPGVGKTTLAHLLAEELHKPFVALSAINAGVKDVREVIDRARKQRGTILFIDEIHRFSKSQQDALLGAVEQGIVTLIGATTENPSFEVIPAVLSRAQVYVLEPLSKEVLTDLVDKALAEDEQLQQKNVRVQEYGALLTISGGDARKLLNLLEIVVESSRPDPETGEITITDDVVQQLAQQHLARYDKGGEMHYDVISAFIKSIRGSDPNAALYYLAVMLEGGEDPKFIARRLLILASEDVGMANPNALMLANSCFQAVTVIGMPEGDIILGQTVVYLATSPKSNASYKAIREARALVRQQGVQPVPIPLRNAPTKLMKDLGYGGQYQYSHDYPGNFAYQEFMPEQLTGTTFYHPGHNPAETKIQDRLRQLWGEKYGY; this is encoded by the coding sequence ATGTCCACCGGCTCCCTCTTCGATTCTGAACCTACCCCGTCCTCCAACTTACGCCCAAAGGCGGCGGATACGGCGCCATTGGCCGAACGCCGAAGGCCACGCACCCTGCAGGAATATGCTGGTCAGCAACACCTTATTGGCCCGGAAGGAGTGCTGCGCCGCTACCTGAATGCAGGGCGCTTGCCGAGCCTGATTCTGTGGGGCCCACCGGGCGTGGGCAAAACCACCCTGGCGCACCTGCTGGCTGAGGAATTGCACAAGCCGTTTGTAGCGCTGAGTGCCATTAATGCGGGCGTGAAAGATGTGCGCGAGGTGATTGACCGCGCCCGAAAGCAGCGGGGTACCATCCTGTTCATCGACGAGATTCACCGTTTCAGCAAAAGCCAGCAGGACGCCTTGCTGGGAGCAGTGGAGCAGGGCATTGTGACGCTGATTGGGGCCACCACCGAAAACCCTTCTTTCGAGGTAATTCCGGCCGTATTAAGCCGGGCGCAAGTGTACGTGCTGGAGCCGCTGAGCAAGGAAGTACTAACTGACCTCGTGGACAAAGCATTAGCCGAAGACGAGCAGCTTCAGCAAAAAAATGTGCGCGTGCAAGAGTACGGTGCGCTGCTCACCATCTCGGGCGGCGACGCGCGTAAGCTGCTCAACCTGCTTGAAATCGTAGTAGAGTCCAGCCGGCCCGACCCGGAAACCGGCGAAATCACGATTACCGACGACGTCGTGCAACAGCTGGCCCAGCAGCACCTAGCGCGCTACGACAAAGGCGGCGAAATGCACTACGATGTTATTTCGGCCTTTATTAAAAGCATCCGAGGGTCTGACCCCAACGCCGCACTTTACTACCTGGCCGTGATGCTAGAAGGCGGCGAAGACCCCAAGTTCATTGCGCGGCGGCTGCTTATCCTGGCTTCCGAGGACGTGGGTATGGCAAACCCCAATGCGCTGATGCTGGCCAATAGCTGTTTTCAGGCCGTTACAGTAATTGGGATGCCGGAGGGCGACATTATTCTGGGGCAAACCGTGGTGTACTTGGCTACTTCACCTAAAAGCAACGCCAGCTACAAAGCTATCCGGGAGGCGCGGGCCCTGGTGCGGCAACAGGGCGTGCAGCCCGTGCCCATCCCGTTGCGCAATGCGCCCACCAAACTTATGAAAGACCTCGGCTACGGGGGACAGTACCAGTACTCGCACGACTATCCCGGCAACTTCGCCTACCAGGAGTTCATGCCCGAACAGCTCACCGGCACCACGTTCTATCATCCGGGCCACAATCCTGCCGAAACCAAGATTCAAGACCGCCTGCGCCAGCTATGGGGAGAGAAGTATGGGTACTAA
- the sppA gene encoding signal peptide peptidase SppA, with translation MRQFFKYVLATITGIFIIGLVGVVLLIGFAAALASSDKEVTVASNSVLELKLDRPIAERESRTSFNSMLSSQADNIGLDQLKATIRRAKTDDDIKGILLNVELVQAGMASLEEVRNALLDFKKSGKFIVAYADAASEKSYYLTSVANRIYLNPQGTLEFNGLSSETMYYKNLFDKAGIQPQIFRVGSFKSAVEPFFRENMSDSARLQTSSFLNSLNDFMIGNVATARKITPARLKVISDSMLVHNADDAKRLGLVTHLGYYDQALDYMKGKLGVEKDDKLSLVDLSDYSKTDDEDSASGNRIAVIYADGDIVTGKGGSDNIGSTRFAEAIRKARLDDKVKAVVLRVNSPGGSSLASDIIYREVMLIKKVKPVVCSMSDVAASGGYFIAMGCDTIVAHPNTITGSIGVFGVLPNIEPLLSDKLGITTDRVTTGKFSDFPTITRALTPFEQTQFQNEINRIYADFTTKAAQGRKMPVERLRGFASGRVWSGSEAKARGLVDVLGSFDDALKIAARRAKLKDGDYSIQKLPRQKTFAESIFSGFGEEARMRMVREEMGPIYPVYQQYKKLSEMKGAQMRMPFELNIN, from the coding sequence ATGCGACAATTCTTTAAATATGTGCTGGCTACCATCACCGGCATTTTCATAATCGGCCTGGTTGGTGTTGTATTGCTGATTGGGTTTGCCGCCGCGCTGGCCTCATCCGACAAAGAAGTGACGGTAGCCAGCAATTCGGTGCTGGAACTGAAGCTCGACCGGCCAATTGCCGAGCGCGAAAGCCGGACTTCCTTCAACTCGATGCTCAGTTCGCAGGCCGACAACATTGGGCTGGATCAACTGAAGGCCACCATTCGCCGAGCCAAAACTGACGATGACATCAAGGGCATCTTGCTCAACGTGGAGCTGGTTCAGGCCGGCATGGCGTCGTTGGAGGAAGTGCGCAATGCGCTGCTGGACTTCAAGAAGTCCGGCAAGTTCATTGTGGCGTATGCTGATGCGGCTTCCGAGAAAAGCTACTACCTAACTTCGGTGGCTAACCGCATCTACCTCAATCCGCAGGGTACGTTGGAATTCAACGGCCTCAGCTCCGAGACGATGTACTACAAGAACCTGTTTGATAAGGCCGGTATCCAGCCTCAAATCTTCCGGGTGGGTTCGTTTAAGAGCGCCGTGGAGCCGTTTTTCCGAGAGAACATGTCGGATTCCGCCCGCCTGCAAACGTCGTCGTTCCTGAATTCGCTCAACGATTTCATGATTGGCAATGTGGCTACGGCGCGCAAAATCACGCCCGCTCGCCTCAAAGTCATTTCCGATTCCATGCTGGTACATAACGCCGACGACGCCAAGCGCCTCGGCCTAGTCACGCACCTCGGCTACTATGACCAAGCCCTCGACTACATGAAAGGCAAACTGGGCGTAGAAAAAGACGACAAGCTCAGCCTAGTTGACTTAAGCGACTACAGCAAAACCGACGACGAAGACAGTGCCAGCGGCAACCGCATTGCCGTGATATACGCTGACGGCGACATTGTAACCGGCAAGGGTGGCAGCGACAACATTGGCAGCACCCGTTTCGCAGAAGCCATCCGCAAGGCCCGCCTCGATGATAAGGTGAAAGCGGTGGTGTTGCGCGTGAACTCGCCCGGCGGTTCGTCGCTGGCCTCCGATATCATCTACCGCGAAGTGATGCTCATCAAAAAAGTTAAGCCGGTGGTGTGCTCGATGTCGGACGTGGCGGCCAGTGGCGGCTACTTCATTGCCATGGGCTGCGACACTATTGTAGCGCATCCGAACACCATTACGGGTAGCATCGGTGTGTTTGGCGTGTTGCCGAACATCGAGCCTCTGCTAAGCGACAAGCTGGGTATCACCACCGACCGGGTTACCACTGGCAAGTTCTCGGACTTCCCCACCATTACGCGGGCTCTCACGCCGTTCGAGCAAACGCAGTTTCAGAACGAAATCAACCGCATCTACGCCGACTTTACCACCAAAGCCGCTCAGGGCCGCAAGATGCCCGTAGAGCGCCTGCGGGGCTTTGCCTCAGGCCGGGTGTGGTCGGGTTCCGAAGCCAAAGCTCGGGGCTTAGTAGACGTGCTCGGTTCGTTTGACGACGCGTTGAAAATAGCTGCCCGTCGGGCCAAACTCAAGGACGGTGACTACAGCATTCAGAAGCTGCCGCGCCAGAAAACCTTCGCTGAGTCTATCTTCAGCGGCTTCGGAGAAGAAGCGCGTATGCGTATGGTACGCGAAGAAATGGGGCCGATATACCCCGTGTACCAGCAGTACAAAAAGCTCTCTGAAATGAAAGGCGCCCAAATGCGCATGCCGTTCGAACTTAATATCAATTAA
- a CDS encoding purine-nucleoside phosphorylase: MQDLHQAADYLRQRLSNFTPEFGIILGTGLGALVKDLTIHHTFLYADIPNFPVSTVESHSGNLLAAELAGRKVLVMQGRFHYYEGYRMEQVVLPVRVMKLLGIQKLFVSNAAGGLHPDMEYSDLMLLEDHINLQPTNPLVGKNLDELGPRFPDMLEPYNAALLQQAEDAARTLGFADKVRRGVYASLPGPMLETPAEYRYLRTIGADAVGMSTVPEVIAAVHMGLPVLAISVITDLCSPGKLKRVEIADILRVAAAAEPRLTALLRSVIEMQ; encoded by the coding sequence ATGCAGGACCTTCACCAAGCCGCTGATTATCTCCGCCAACGCCTTTCCAACTTCACGCCTGAGTTCGGCATTATCCTCGGCACAGGCCTCGGGGCCTTGGTGAAAGACCTGACCATCCATCACACGTTCCTTTACGCCGATATTCCCAATTTTCCGGTTTCCACCGTGGAAAGCCATTCCGGAAATTTGCTAGCGGCAGAGCTAGCCGGCCGGAAGGTGCTGGTAATGCAGGGCCGCTTTCATTATTACGAAGGCTACAGGATGGAGCAAGTGGTACTGCCCGTGCGCGTCATGAAGCTGTTGGGCATTCAGAAGCTGTTCGTGAGCAATGCCGCCGGCGGCCTACACCCCGACATGGAGTACTCGGATTTGATGCTGCTCGAAGACCACATCAACCTGCAACCCACCAACCCGCTGGTCGGCAAAAACCTCGACGAGCTAGGCCCCCGCTTCCCCGACATGCTGGAACCGTACAACGCCGCGCTGCTGCAGCAAGCTGAGGACGCTGCCCGCACCCTGGGCTTTGCCGACAAAGTACGGCGGGGCGTGTACGCCAGCCTGCCCGGCCCCATGCTCGAAACGCCCGCTGAATACCGCTATCTGCGTACCATTGGAGCCGATGCCGTTGGCATGAGCACTGTACCCGAGGTTATTGCCGCGGTGCACATGGGCTTGCCGGTGCTGGCCATATCCGTCATCACCGACCTATGCTCGCCCGGCAAGCTCAAGCGCGTCGAAATAGCCGATATCCTGCGAGTAGCCGCTGCGGCAGAACCCCGCCTGACGGCGTTGTTGCGGTCAGTAATTGAAATGCAATAG
- a CDS encoding DUF4249 domain-containing protein, which yields MITFLTVRASALRLLGLLAVVSFSGCNLQKDIEVELPALPAQLVVECYLENGQVPRLTVTETTAYLASPDPVVPEDVTVKLTLANGQVETLRYFPAFNPSTGKAFTHTGLRRLVARPGDTFKLEVTDTKGRRVTGTATMPARVPIDSLEYEFNDLPPESREALVLTNFKDPAGVGNHYRLQIHRDSISDDPEIDYDVEDRLTDGTNVTLGTSFIFDPGDTLLVTLYHLDRPYYQFRQSVDDARNANGNPFSQPAAIRSTVEGGVGVFTVLSYDRKQLIIK from the coding sequence ATGATTACTTTCTTGACTGTTCGTGCCTCTGCTTTGCGCCTGCTTGGGTTGCTGGCCGTGGTGTCCTTTTCGGGCTGCAATCTGCAGAAGGATATCGAAGTGGAATTGCCGGCATTGCCTGCGCAGCTGGTAGTGGAATGCTACCTCGAAAATGGCCAGGTTCCGCGCCTGACCGTGACGGAAACAACTGCCTACCTGGCTTCCCCCGACCCCGTAGTGCCGGAAGACGTCACCGTCAAACTTACGCTGGCCAATGGCCAGGTGGAAACGCTGCGGTACTTCCCGGCCTTCAATCCGAGCACAGGCAAGGCCTTCACCCACACGGGGCTGCGGCGGCTGGTGGCCCGTCCCGGCGACACGTTCAAGCTAGAGGTGACGGACACCAAAGGCCGCCGCGTAACCGGCACCGCCACCATGCCCGCCCGCGTCCCCATCGACTCGCTGGAATACGAGTTCAATGACCTTCCTCCCGAGTCACGGGAGGCCCTCGTACTCACTAACTTCAAAGACCCCGCTGGCGTGGGCAACCACTACCGCCTGCAAATTCACCGCGACAGTATTTCGGATGATCCGGAAATAGATTATGATGTGGAAGACCGCCTTACCGATGGCACGAATGTCACGCTCGGCACCAGCTTCATCTTCGACCCCGGCGATACGCTCCTCGTGACTCTTTACCACCTGGACCGCCCGTACTATCAGTTTCGGCAGTCGGTAGATGATGCACGCAATGCCAACGGCAACCCTTTTTCGCAGCCCGCGGCCATCAGAAGCACAGTAGAAGGCGGCGTAGGGGTTTTCACGGTATTGAGCTACGACCGAAAGCAACTAATCATCAAGTAA
- a CDS encoding TonB-dependent receptor — MRSTFLLLVFSFLYILTTAPAGAQSVATYKLTGVVRAASNRESLPGASVTVSALGAGVTTDASGAYSLSLPAGRHQVVVSFIGYENQTREVNLTRDQRVSFTLSESSNALGEVVVEGSGTLEQKLQTTQMSVERLTAKEAKLLPALFGEVDILKTLQLKPGVQNGGEGTSGLFVRGGSSDQNLVLVDDALVYNPSHLFGLFSVFNPDAVASVDLYKGGFPAQYGGRLSSVIDVKLREGDKQKVGVSGGLGLISSRLTVEGPIVKDKGSFIVSGRRTYFDIFTRQINNLNDDDPEYNPIPDYYFYDFNAKANYTLGPKDQVFLSGYHGRDAFGFASQGGFDFSFTWGNTVGAARWNHVFNKRLYLNTTLSVTNYQYDVTNKLDQFSFNLGSTIRDYSVRTDLDYAPNDKHAMKFGVQATTHRFGVGRLQAGASDGRFNIGSDVNYRGQEAAVYASDNFKPSDKWQFEYGLRVTGFQSGSDAYGGLEPRGSARYSLTPKTSLKASYALMYQYVHLVTNSGATLPTDIWYPSRLSVKPQRSQQVATGASFLLGDGKYLLTNEVYYKWAQNQVDFKDGAQLFVNPDLDSEFLFGKGWAYGNELYLEKKTGRTTGWIGYTLSWSKRQFPPQRGTTGINGGSVFYPNYDRRHNLTAVLLHQLNERVNLTGSFVFTSGNATTLPAGRFAVQDVFGGEVAAVPVYPDRNSYRLASYNRLDLGVVWRMKPNRWFPESDLTFSVYNAYNRRNPYFVYFDQIQEDDDAPVTGYRARQVSLFPVIPAVTYNFKF, encoded by the coding sequence ATGCGTTCTACTTTTCTACTGCTTGTTTTCAGCTTCTTATATATCCTGACAACAGCGCCAGCGGGGGCCCAGTCAGTAGCCACCTACAAGCTCACGGGCGTGGTACGCGCCGCCAGCAACCGCGAATCACTACCTGGAGCTTCGGTCACGGTGTCGGCCCTGGGTGCTGGGGTTACAACGGATGCATCGGGAGCGTATTCGCTTTCGTTGCCAGCTGGCCGGCATCAGGTGGTGGTTTCATTTATCGGCTACGAAAACCAAACGCGCGAAGTGAACCTGACCCGCGACCAACGCGTGTCGTTCACTTTGTCGGAATCCAGCAATGCCCTGGGTGAGGTGGTGGTGGAAGGTTCTGGCACGCTCGAGCAAAAGCTCCAGACCACCCAGATGAGCGTGGAGCGGCTCACGGCCAAAGAAGCCAAGCTGCTGCCGGCTCTATTTGGCGAAGTGGATATCCTGAAGACCTTGCAACTCAAACCGGGCGTGCAAAACGGTGGTGAAGGAACCAGCGGCTTGTTTGTGCGCGGCGGCTCCAGCGACCAAAACCTAGTACTTGTTGATGATGCGTTGGTGTACAATCCGAGCCACTTGTTCGGGTTGTTTTCGGTGTTCAACCCCGACGCGGTAGCTAGCGTGGACTTATACAAGGGCGGTTTTCCGGCTCAATACGGCGGGCGACTTTCATCGGTGATAGATGTGAAGCTGCGCGAGGGCGACAAACAGAAAGTGGGAGTAAGCGGTGGGCTGGGGCTGATTTCGTCGCGCCTCACGGTGGAAGGCCCCATTGTGAAAGACAAAGGGTCGTTCATTGTATCGGGCCGCCGCACCTACTTCGACATTTTCACACGCCAGATCAACAACCTCAACGACGACGACCCGGAATACAACCCGATACCTGATTATTATTTCTACGACTTCAACGCCAAAGCCAACTATACGCTGGGCCCAAAAGACCAGGTGTTTTTGAGTGGCTACCATGGCCGCGACGCCTTCGGCTTTGCCTCGCAGGGTGGGTTCGACTTCAGCTTCACGTGGGGCAATACAGTAGGCGCGGCCCGCTGGAACCACGTGTTCAACAAGCGGCTGTACCTCAATACCACCCTTTCTGTCACGAACTATCAGTACGACGTCACCAACAAGCTAGACCAGTTTAGTTTCAACCTGGGCTCGACTATCCGCGACTACTCGGTTCGTACTGACCTCGACTACGCGCCCAACGACAAGCATGCCATGAAGTTTGGCGTGCAAGCCACTACGCACCGATTTGGAGTGGGCCGTTTGCAGGCGGGTGCCTCGGATGGCCGTTTCAACATTGGCTCCGACGTCAACTACCGCGGCCAGGAAGCGGCAGTGTATGCTTCCGACAATTTCAAACCTTCTGATAAGTGGCAGTTCGAGTACGGCCTGCGGGTAACGGGTTTTCAGAGCGGTTCCGATGCCTATGGCGGCTTGGAGCCCCGAGGTTCGGCCCGCTACTCCCTCACCCCCAAAACTTCGCTGAAGGCCAGCTATGCCCTGATGTACCAGTATGTACACTTGGTGACGAACTCGGGCGCTACACTGCCTACTGATATTTGGTACCCTTCCCGGCTGTCGGTGAAGCCGCAACGCTCGCAGCAAGTGGCAACGGGGGCTAGCTTCCTGCTAGGCGACGGCAAATACTTGCTCACCAACGAGGTGTATTATAAGTGGGCCCAGAATCAGGTGGATTTCAAAGATGGTGCGCAACTGTTCGTGAACCCAGACCTGGATAGCGAGTTTCTGTTCGGCAAGGGCTGGGCCTACGGCAACGAGCTGTACCTGGAAAAGAAGACGGGCCGTACCACCGGCTGGATTGGCTATACCCTGTCATGGAGCAAGCGGCAGTTTCCGCCGCAGCGCGGTACCACCGGCATCAACGGTGGCAGCGTGTTCTACCCCAACTACGACCGGCGTCACAACCTGACTGCCGTGCTGTTGCACCAGCTCAATGAGCGTGTCAACCTAACTGGCTCCTTTGTCTTCACTTCCGGCAATGCCACTACACTGCCCGCCGGCCGCTTTGCCGTGCAGGATGTGTTTGGCGGCGAGGTAGCGGCTGTGCCTGTCTATCCTGACCGCAATTCTTACCGCTTGGCCTCCTACAACCGGCTTGATTTGGGTGTGGTGTGGCGGATGAAGCCCAACCGCTGGTTCCCGGAGTCGGACCTGACGTTTAGTGTGTACAATGCCTACAACCGCCGTAACCCCTATTTCGTGTATTTCGACCAGATCCAGGAAGACGACGACGCGCCCGTGACGGGCTACCGCGCCCGGCAGGTTTCCCTGTTCCCCGTCATTCCGGCCGTGACTTACAATTTCAAGTTTTAA
- the trxA gene encoding thioredoxin — translation MPKKSFSELINSPGMPVLVDFYADWCGPCKTMAPILEQVAAQHQGKLKIIKIDVDRNPAAAQQFRVQGIPTLILFHKGQPVWRQSGVVAAPQLAQAVQPFLG, via the coding sequence ATGCCTAAAAAATCATTCTCCGAGCTCATCAACAGCCCCGGCATGCCAGTATTGGTTGACTTTTACGCCGATTGGTGCGGACCCTGCAAGACCATGGCTCCTATTCTAGAGCAAGTAGCGGCGCAACACCAGGGTAAACTTAAAATCATCAAAATCGACGTGGACCGTAATCCGGCCGCAGCGCAGCAATTTCGCGTGCAGGGCATTCCAACGCTGATCTTGTTTCACAAAGGCCAGCCGGTATGGCGGCAATCGGGGGTGGTAGCGGCGCCGCAGCTCGCCCAGGCAGTACAACCCTTTCTGGGGTAA
- a CDS encoding HNH endonuclease: MPRRRASISAVEVAPEIGKGAENRCALCERDVQHLSRHHLVPREEGGRHGPTADLCQPCHSSIHLLLDNKELARHYHTIEALRGAEKLQKYLHWIRRSRVERISNRRSKG; this comes from the coding sequence ATGCCCCGCCGTCGCGCTTCTATTTCTGCTGTTGAGGTAGCTCCCGAAATTGGAAAAGGGGCTGAAAACAGGTGTGCATTGTGCGAGCGAGACGTACAGCACTTGTCGCGCCACCACTTAGTGCCGCGCGAAGAGGGCGGGCGGCACGGCCCCACCGCCGACCTGTGTCAGCCTTGCCATAGCAGCATCCACCTGCTGCTCGACAACAAGGAGCTAGCGCGGCACTATCACACCATCGAGGCCCTGCGTGGCGCGGAAAAGCTGCAGAAGTACTTGCACTGGATTCGGCGCAGCCGGGTGGAGCGCATTTCCAATCGGCGCAGCAAAGGGTAA
- a CDS encoding DUF6687 family protein, which yields MLRRFVPFQQLRKQPTIVVDSVGLGASLTLAHWRGAATPELLRDDTSAGSVLRALRAPDAAGLTASAVTANHFDVDGFVGVWSLLHPEAALRHEHLLRLVAILGDFRELDWQDPLADHALRLVCWLNAREKELFYVPFGAPALRRREDEASTEKFRWFLPRFLEILENPEVDRVAWEPEYERVLRATNALPSASGAFTRYPEIGLVVVRASDPLPYYALFGATAGYDMVLSLYDGQRYEFEYKYTTWIDLESRVTLPRLPLDSLAAQLNAVEQAPYRWTFDGITDTGPLLRLAGKSLNKAQRYADPDQRPIQASSLLPQEVEQLIVSFFQEKYATIQAKRYWTWAEIRAAGQ from the coding sequence TTGCTCCGACGCTTCGTTCCCTTTCAGCAACTCCGTAAGCAGCCAACCATTGTAGTGGATAGTGTTGGGCTGGGTGCCAGCCTCACGCTGGCGCATTGGCGGGGGGCGGCTACGCCCGAACTCCTGCGCGACGATACCAGTGCGGGTTCGGTGCTACGGGCCTTGCGCGCCCCCGATGCGGCAGGCCTAACCGCGTCGGCCGTGACAGCCAATCATTTCGATGTAGACGGGTTTGTGGGGGTGTGGAGCTTGCTGCATCCGGAAGCTGCCTTGCGCCACGAGCACCTGCTCCGCCTGGTCGCCATTCTCGGCGACTTTCGGGAACTGGATTGGCAGGACCCGCTTGCCGATCATGCCCTGCGGCTGGTGTGCTGGCTGAATGCTCGGGAAAAGGAATTGTTTTACGTGCCGTTTGGGGCTCCGGCTTTGCGTCGGCGCGAGGACGAAGCATCCACCGAGAAGTTCAGGTGGTTTTTGCCTCGCTTCCTAGAGATACTAGAGAATCCGGAGGTGGACCGCGTTGCGTGGGAGCCGGAGTACGAGCGGGTGTTGCGGGCAACCAACGCCTTGCCGAGTGCCAGTGGTGCGTTTACGCGCTATCCTGAAATTGGGCTGGTGGTGGTAAGAGCCTCGGACCCGCTGCCGTACTATGCGTTGTTTGGCGCCACCGCTGGCTACGACATGGTACTTAGCCTATATGACGGGCAGCGCTACGAATTCGAGTACAAGTACACCACCTGGATAGATTTGGAAAGCCGTGTTACGCTGCCGCGTTTGCCGCTTGATAGCCTAGCCGCTCAGTTGAACGCCGTAGAGCAAGCCCCTTACCGCTGGACTTTCGACGGCATCACCGATACCGGCCCGTTGCTGCGCCTAGCCGGCAAAAGCCTCAACAAAGCGCAACGCTATGCCGACCCCGACCAGCGCCCGATTCAGGCTTCTTCTCTTCTGCCGCAGGAAGTGGAGCAGCTGATTGTGTCGTTCTTTCAAGAAAAGTACGCCACTATACAGGCCAAACGATACTGGACCTGGGCAGAAATCCGCGCGGCAGGGCAGTAG